ATGCTGAATTCCCGTATCGATGGCTGTTGACTAAGAGAAGTGATTGATCTGTGGTCATTCTCACTAAAACACCCATCATTGCATTAgtgcattaaaaacaaacaacaaaggcaaaattatttttaagaaaagtttccTTCTTGGCACTCTAGTACAAAGTTGGAGTAACTCATCCTTATAACTATCTATATCACTGTGTCTTCATACCTGCTTTACAGATCACCTAGAGGTTTTTGGGTGATATGTGTTTTCCAGTTCACTCGCAAAACATACATGGTTTCGATGAACTAAGCCAGTTGTAAAGAAGTCCAGAGAAAGGTATATAAGTTGGGAAACAAAGGTAAGACCCAGATCTGATCCAACAATCTCAGATTCCATCAATGTTGCCCAATGGAGTTCATAACCAGGCTAGAGGTGCCTGTCTGGGCTTTTCACTCTTACTCCTTTCTTATCTCTGTCATGCAGCAACAACCTCCTCATTGCCCCCTTCACCTCTTTGTTTCTGAGGGTGTAGATCAGGGGATTCAGGAGTGGGGTGACAATGTTGTAGAAGAGGGTGAGGAACTTGCCTTGATCCTGGGAGGAGCTTTTTCCAGGTTGCATGTACATGTAAATGATGTTTCCGTAGAAAAGTGAGACCACTGTGAGATGGGAGCCACAAGTGTTGAAGGCCTTTTGCCTGCCTGACGCTGACTGAATGTATAACACAGCCCTCACGATGTAACCATAGGAGACCAGGATAAACACAAGGGGTGAGAGTACAATGCCCACTGCCAGTACAAAGACAGTGCCCTCAACGGCAGCTGTATTCACACAGGCCATTCGTATCAGGGCAGGCATCTCACACAGGAAGTGGTCCACACCGTGACGCCCACAGCGGGGTAGGCGTAGGGTGACTGGGGACATGGCCAAGGAGTTGGCCACCCCACAGCCCCAAGCAAGGGATACTAAGCCCAAGCATAACTGTGGATTCATGATCACCATGTAATGCAGGGGCTTGCAGACTGCAACAAACCGGTCATACGCCATGACTGCCAGGAGTAGACATTCCACACCACCCAGACCCAGGAATAGGAAGAGCTGGATGGCACAGCCTGTGTAGCTGATGGTCTTGTCACGTCCACTCAGGTTATACAGAAGCTGAGGGATGGAGCTGGTGGTGAAACTAAGGTCCAGGAAAGAGAGATGggtgaggaagaagtacatgggagtGTGGAGGTGAGGGTCCAGCCGAGACACCAGGATGATGGTAGTGTTGCCCACAAGGGTCAGGAGATATGCGATCAAGATAACCACAAAGAGGATTCTCTCCAGATGGGGCCGATCAGAAAACCCCAAAAGGATGAAATTTCCCTGGGTGCTTTCATTGGTTCCATCCATCTCTACTGCACCTGAAGAGGAATATTGATACTGATAATGCGAACAGCCAATAAAATGCAGTGTTTACTATCAGCCAGGCATTCTTCTATGTTTTTTACACGTATTTACTCTTTTAACTCCAACTAGAATGGTATGAAGTTGGCACTCTTACTATCTTTGacctacagaaaaggaaactgagacagaTGTGTGTTAAGTAAATTATCATATTACAGAAAGGGCAGAACAAATTTTTGAACACAGAAAATGGGGCTTagagtctttatctttcactgaTGGTAGTGCCTCTAATCCCAAAGTCAGGAAAGATAAATCCTGCCATGGCccaaatattgattcttcttgaGACATAAGTTCTTAAGCTCCTGCTGTAACCTCAAAGGCCCAAAGACATATTCATTTTATGCAGAATATTCATCTATTCTTTATCCCAAAGACACACTTCACTCATTTGATCATTATTCTTGAAGTAATTTTAAAGTATCTGTATAGATAATGTATaagacaataaaatattactaaatatatacacataaaattaatctctctgtgtctcttttctgccatctctgtctttgtctctatGTTTCCACCCCTGTGTGTGtaatgtctttctctctctctctctcagatatGTCTTGCATAGAAGGAATaacttttttcttccaaaatactATATACTGCTTGAggaaaaaatgtaacattttgtAATGGATAATGCAACTTTAATGCAATTATTTACATACATGTTCAGAACTTCTATCAAATTGAAATTCCAAGAACCCATCACATTCAAAGCAAAGAATGTTTGAGGACACAAAAGCAAGTCTTACAGACAGATACAGAGAAGTAGATTGCAAGCAATTTGAGTTACAATTCCAATATCCTCTGTTACAATCTCTTAGCCAACAAGATACAATTACAAGCTATTTGAAAGATCATTTACTTTTACATAGTTTTCCCATCTAATATGGTCACACTCAAACTATTTATACATATGTTcgttattttattaatatgaaaaAGTTGGTAAATATGAAAGCTTATATGCATGCTATATAAAGCTCATAtgacataccaaaaaaaaatgagactaggcaggaaaattctgaagaaaaaaaaaaatctaataaggAGAAACTATCctttatatacatacaaacatacagtgaaaatataataattaaaacatgatcggaatttccttggtggtccagtggttaagagtccactttgcaatgcagaggatgtgggttccatccctggttggggagctaacatCTCGCATGCTGTGGGCAGCTAAGcacacataccacaactagagagaagccatTGGGCTGCTGAGAAATATCCTGCAAGTTGCAACTAAAACCTgattcagccaaataaataaatatataataaaaacaaaaaaaaagaaaaagaaaatgacagcaaTATAAACAACATGATCATTGAAAAGGCATTTGGGGTTGGGGAATATGGATCTATCCCTAAATTACTTCTTTCACCAAAACTAGTtacaaatcaaatatttaaagtgttaaaaatacagCCACTATAAGAAAGTCAACCATTGCTCAAtacatctctctttctcttttttatatttcctgATCATCTTGGATTTAGGTAGATCTTACTAGATAAATTGCAATTTTTGAAAGTATGaagcaaaatatatatttgattccatatttttaaaaaaatctatactaCAAAATAGTATAGACTCCCACAGagtagtctggtgggctgccatccatggggtcgcacagagtcaaacatgactgaagcgacttagcagcagcatactacAAAAAGACAACTAACAAAGTCTAAAGAATAATGTCAATATTATAGAATTTCAACATGAAAACTGAAAGCTAccttaataagaaaatatttaacaaagtaAATGTAGAtaataatttgaacattttacagaaaaacaattatttacaATAATGTGATAAAACATCAGAATTGTTCTCACTGATGATTGAgtatataaagtataaatataaatgtatttgcttcttagatatgcaaatatttatagGTGTGGTATATACAGATTTGGGGAAAGTGTGGGGAAATGAGCCCATTAACCCCTGATAAGAATTTAAATTGGAATAGTATCTTTGGCAGAATATTAGAAGAGATCATTaattataaataacatatatgcTGAGATTCTTCATGTTATTTTAACAAAAACAATTATaccttataaaattttaaatcacatgTGAGTTTTCTTTGACTCATTAATTCTGCATATTGGAATCTGTCCTGCATTTATTAACACACAACATGTAATGCAACTCCTCCAAGTCTTCATTATAGTATTCATTGAGACAGATAATACTcagaaataatgtatatattcagtttttgaaatgatttaataaataacAACCTTGTGAACTTGAAACAAATAactactaaataaaaataatatatgtatgtggcttcacttgtttttttttttccaaaaatcttACTACTTTTAAacaaggaaaaggcaaaatgtaaTGTATAGTGAGTTTATATGTGGTCTGGTCCCATGGTTTTGGTCACtaaatctatatataaatattcatatcaAAATAGAACCAATATCTAGAAATATGTACATTGAATTATCAAAAAGACTCACTTCTAGAACATGAGATGGAGTTTAAGGGAGACTTTAATGTTTACAcatcttt
This genomic window from Cervus canadensis isolate Bull #8, Minnesota chromosome 4, ASM1932006v1, whole genome shotgun sequence contains:
- the LOC122440872 gene encoding olfactory receptor 2W3, encoding MDGTNESTQGNFILLGFSDRPHLERILFVVILIAYLLTLVGNTTIILVSRLDPHLHTPMYFFLTHLSFLDLSFTTSSIPQLLYNLSGRDKTISYTGCAIQLFLFLGLGGVECLLLAVMAYDRFVAVCKPLHYMVIMNPQLCLGLVSLAWGCGVANSLAMSPVTLRLPRCGRHGVDHFLCEMPALIRMACVNTAAVEGTVFVLAVGIVLSPLVFILVSYGYIVRAVLYIQSASGRQKAFNTCGSHLTVVSLFYGNIIYMYMQPGKSSSQDQGKFLTLFYNIVTPLLNPLIYTLRNKEVKGAMRRLLLHDRDKKGVRVKSPDRHL